A genomic region of Mycolicibacterium poriferae contains the following coding sequences:
- the alc gene encoding allantoicase: protein MSTPPRPTGHPHFLSLPDLAARTAGGAVVWANDDLFAEKENLIKPGPAEHRPATFGHKGQVYDGWETRRRRGVTAESHDSAVIRLGVPAVVRGVVVDTAWFTGNYPPEISVEAAFVAGYPSVQELIGDPGKTDWTTIVERSTVNGDTRNPFPTSSSRRWTHLRLSVYPDGGVARFRVHGEGLINPDFAENMTLDLAALENGGRITACSNMFYSSPNNLLLPGVARTMGDGWETSRRRDAGNDWVEMKLAGQGVLDAVELDTSYFVGNAPGAARLSGRDGDGSWFDILPLTELQPDTRHRFRVHERRPVTAARLDVYPDGGMARVRLFGSLTADGLREVCDRWAAGA, encoded by the coding sequence GTGAGCACACCGCCGAGACCCACAGGTCACCCGCACTTTCTGTCGCTTCCCGACCTTGCCGCCAGAACCGCGGGCGGGGCTGTGGTGTGGGCCAACGACGATCTGTTCGCCGAGAAAGAGAACCTGATCAAGCCGGGGCCCGCCGAACACCGGCCCGCCACCTTCGGTCACAAGGGACAGGTCTACGACGGCTGGGAGACCCGCAGGCGCCGCGGGGTCACGGCCGAGTCCCACGATTCGGCCGTCATCAGGCTCGGCGTGCCGGCCGTCGTCCGCGGCGTCGTCGTCGACACCGCGTGGTTCACCGGAAACTATCCGCCCGAGATCTCCGTCGAGGCCGCCTTCGTCGCGGGCTACCCCTCGGTGCAGGAGCTCATCGGAGACCCCGGCAAGACGGACTGGACCACCATCGTGGAACGCTCCACCGTCAACGGCGACACCCGCAACCCGTTCCCCACCTCCTCGTCGCGGCGCTGGACGCATCTGCGCCTGTCCGTCTACCCGGACGGCGGAGTGGCGCGGTTCCGGGTGCATGGTGAGGGACTGATCAACCCCGACTTCGCCGAGAACATGACGCTGGACCTCGCCGCGCTCGAGAACGGGGGGCGAATCACCGCCTGCTCCAACATGTTCTACAGCTCACCGAACAATCTGTTGCTGCCCGGAGTGGCCCGCACCATGGGTGATGGGTGGGAGACCTCGCGGCGCCGCGACGCCGGCAACGACTGGGTGGAGATGAAGCTGGCCGGCCAGGGCGTGCTCGACGCGGTCGAGTTGGACACCTCGTACTTCGTCGGCAACGCCCCGGGCGCGGCCCGCCTGTCGGGCCGCGACGGCGACGGTTCGTGGTTCGACATACTGCCGCTGACCGAGCTGCAGCCCGACACCCGGCACCGGTTCCGCGTCCACGAGCGGCGCCCCGTCACCGCAGCGCGCCTGGACGTCTACCCCGACGGCGGCATGGCCCGGGTGCGGCTGTTCGGCTCACTGACCGCCGACGGCCTGCGCGAGGTGTGCGACCGCTGGGCGGCCGGCGCCTGA
- a CDS encoding TerC family protein, which translates to MNVSGLEWAITLSVTIAILLFDVIVIGRRPHEPSRRETATALSFYVGLAILFGLWTWFFHGSQYGLEFFAGWLTEYSLSVDNLFIFLIIMASFKVPRIYQQQALLVGIILALVFRGIFIALGAVAIARFSWVFYIFGAFLLYTAIQLVRDTDHDDDADNVVVRFAQRHLSFTDQWDGLRLWVKENGKRLMTPMFLVIVALGTTDLIFALDSIPAIYGLTQEPYLVFTANVFALMGLRQLYFLLGDLLKRLVYLSQGLAFILFFIGVKLLLHALHENELAFINGGEHVPVPEIPTLWSLGVIVVTLLITTVASLYKTRKDARRLASEAEDIAGQADPQSGPRP; encoded by the coding sequence ATGAACGTCAGCGGACTCGAGTGGGCGATCACGCTCAGTGTGACCATCGCGATCCTGCTCTTCGATGTGATCGTGATCGGGCGGCGCCCGCATGAGCCCTCACGGCGTGAGACGGCCACCGCGCTGAGCTTCTACGTCGGGTTGGCGATCCTGTTCGGCCTGTGGACGTGGTTCTTCCACGGCAGCCAGTACGGGCTGGAGTTCTTCGCAGGCTGGCTCACCGAGTACAGCCTGTCGGTGGACAACCTGTTCATCTTCTTGATCATCATGGCCAGCTTCAAGGTGCCGCGGATCTACCAGCAGCAGGCGCTGCTCGTCGGCATCATCCTGGCGCTGGTGTTCCGGGGCATCTTCATCGCCCTCGGTGCGGTCGCGATCGCCCGGTTCTCTTGGGTGTTCTACATCTTCGGTGCGTTCCTGCTGTACACGGCCATCCAGCTGGTGCGCGACACCGACCACGACGACGACGCCGACAACGTGGTGGTCCGCTTCGCCCAGCGGCACCTGTCGTTCACCGACCAGTGGGACGGCCTGCGGCTGTGGGTGAAGGAGAACGGCAAGCGGTTGATGACGCCGATGTTCCTGGTGATCGTCGCGCTGGGTACCACCGACCTGATCTTCGCGCTGGACTCCATCCCGGCGATCTACGGCCTGACCCAGGAGCCCTACCTGGTGTTCACCGCGAACGTGTTCGCGCTGATGGGGTTGCGCCAGCTGTACTTCCTGCTGGGCGACCTGCTCAAGCGGCTGGTGTACCTGTCGCAGGGACTGGCGTTCATCCTGTTCTTCATCGGGGTCAAGCTGCTGCTGCATGCGCTGCACGAGAACGAGCTGGCGTTCATCAACGGTGGCGAGCACGTGCCGGTACCCGAGATCCCGACCTTGTGGTCGCTGGGTGTGATCGTCGTGACGCTGCTGATCACCACCGTGGCCAGCCTGTACAAGACCCGCAAGGATGCCCGACGGCTGGCCTCCGAAGCCGAGGACATCGCCGGGCAGGCCGACCCGCAGTCCGGCCCGCGTCCCTGA